In a single window of the Natronosalvus caseinilyticus genome:
- a CDS encoding universal stress protein, with translation MAPEHVLVPLDGSPLAVDALAHALETFDSPITILNVVTPLDATMSEGGVLEADEERLEAARAHAEESIRRARRQVSAEERPIETVVETGEPAETILAYVDTEDVDHVVLGGHGGPRMGTVRRLLGTVATTVVGEAPVSVTVVR, from the coding sequence GTGGCCCCGGAACACGTGCTCGTCCCGCTGGATGGCTCACCGTTAGCCGTCGATGCGCTCGCACACGCGCTCGAGACGTTCGACTCACCCATCACTATATTGAACGTCGTGACGCCGCTCGACGCGACCATGAGCGAAGGCGGCGTGCTGGAGGCCGACGAGGAGCGACTCGAGGCAGCGCGCGCCCACGCCGAGGAGTCGATTCGGCGCGCCCGTCGCCAGGTTTCGGCGGAGGAGCGGCCGATCGAAACGGTCGTCGAGACCGGCGAACCGGCCGAAACGATCCTCGCGTACGTCGACACCGAAGACGTCGATCACGTCGTGCTGGGCGGTCACGGCGGCCCCAGGATGGGTACCGTTCGCCGCCTGCTCGGCACCGTGGCGACGACCGTGGTCGGCGAGGCGCCCGTGTCGGTCACGGTCGTCCGGTGA
- a CDS encoding anion permease, whose amino-acid sequence MLALTVVPAATLTFWTFVGLATIACLFMAWSLGANSNSPPFAPAIGANAVSTLRAAFLIGILAAAGAVTQGGSISETVGAELIRGAMITPLAATTGLLVAATFMSFGVYSGYPVPAAFATTGAMVGVGLSLGGDPAFGTYRRIVTFWVLVPPSSGGIAFLTAKLLRRDDIPETVGVPVLAAVVAGILANIRLGVIPHPARSQGSVAELVSHALGSPTVLGVDPSVVGATAAFAGLGFQFIRRKVVASVERGIRSFLLVLGGIVAFSSGGSQVGLATGPLEALYGTELGLPSVVLLVIGASGILAGAWMGAPRLLQATSREYAQLGVRRSIAALVPGFVIAQAAIALGIPISFNNIIISGVIGGGLAAGSAGVSRRKIGVTVLFWVLTLVTSIGIGFGLYRLLSSLLGTS is encoded by the coding sequence ATGCTGGCGCTGACGGTCGTCCCGGCGGCGACGTTGACGTTCTGGACGTTCGTCGGACTCGCGACGATCGCCTGCCTGTTCATGGCGTGGTCACTCGGTGCGAACAGCAACTCGCCCCCGTTCGCGCCCGCGATCGGTGCCAACGCGGTTTCGACGCTCCGAGCCGCCTTCCTGATCGGAATACTCGCCGCAGCGGGTGCCGTCACGCAGGGCGGGAGCATCTCCGAGACGGTCGGGGCCGAACTCATTCGCGGTGCCATGATCACCCCACTGGCCGCGACGACGGGACTGCTGGTCGCCGCGACGTTCATGTCGTTCGGCGTCTACTCCGGCTATCCGGTTCCGGCCGCCTTCGCGACGACCGGCGCGATGGTCGGCGTCGGCCTCTCGCTCGGCGGCGACCCGGCGTTCGGCACGTATCGACGAATCGTTACGTTCTGGGTGCTCGTCCCGCCGTCGTCGGGCGGAATCGCGTTCCTGACGGCGAAACTCCTCCGCAGAGACGACATTCCGGAAACCGTCGGCGTTCCGGTGCTGGCGGCCGTCGTCGCGGGCATTCTCGCCAATATTCGACTCGGCGTGATTCCCCATCCCGCCCGCTCGCAGGGATCGGTTGCGGAACTGGTCTCACACGCGCTCGGGAGTCCGACCGTCCTCGGCGTCGACCCGTCCGTCGTCGGTGCAACCGCCGCGTTCGCTGGCCTCGGCTTTCAGTTCATCCGTCGGAAAGTGGTCGCGTCGGTCGAACGGGGTATTCGGTCCTTCCTGCTCGTCCTGGGCGGGATCGTCGCGTTCAGTAGCGGCGGCAGCCAGGTCGGCCTGGCGACGGGGCCGCTCGAGGCGCTCTACGGGACCGAACTCGGACTTCCGAGCGTCGTGTTGCTCGTCATCGGCGCGTCCGGAATCCTGGCGGGGGCGTGGATGGGGGCGCCGCGATTGCTGCAGGCGACGTCGCGGGAGTACGCCCAACTCGGGGTTCGGCGCTCGATTGCAGCGCTCGTGCCGGGGTTCGTCATCGCCCAGGCGGCGATCGCGCTGGGCATTCCGATTTCGTTCAACAACATCATCATCTCGGGCGTGATCGGCGGTGGACTGGCCGCCGGATCTGCCGGCGTCTCCCGGCGAAAAATCGGGGTGACGGTACTCTTCTGGGTGCTCACGCTGGTCACGTCTATCGGAATCGGATTCGGACTCTACCGGCTGTTGTCGTCGCTTCTCGGGACGAGTTGA
- a CDS encoding universal stress protein: protein MDYSPESRPVLVAVANPQHAEQLVRTASDLARLLESHVTIVSVAVKPSSSPFSVYKDETIVERFAQDTQELLDASITVAPEDVPIEREIVVGRTIADGVLEAIRRTDARALVIGWHDSRRRTDAILGTNLDQLIENAQCDLYVERIGYEANGVDSILVPVAGGPHVRPATLAAKAIAARNDATVHLLSVVEPDVDEDAARDHLEAGVQLLEDAPDSAFGPDIRVETAVRTGEDVPATIAELAPDHDVLVFGVTRQGAIQRRLVGSIPQRVIPRIDETVILARSGTVVSPSRLEKLRGLWRRG from the coding sequence ATGGACTACTCTCCGGAGTCCAGACCGGTGCTGGTCGCGGTGGCGAACCCCCAGCACGCCGAGCAACTGGTCCGGACCGCCAGCGACCTCGCCCGCCTCCTCGAGAGCCACGTCACGATCGTTTCGGTCGCCGTCAAACCCAGTTCCTCGCCGTTCTCGGTATACAAGGACGAAACGATCGTCGAACGCTTCGCCCAGGATACCCAGGAACTCCTCGACGCGTCAATCACGGTGGCCCCCGAGGACGTTCCGATCGAACGCGAGATCGTCGTCGGTCGGACGATCGCCGACGGCGTGCTCGAGGCGATCAGACGCACCGACGCGCGCGCGCTCGTCATCGGGTGGCACGACAGTCGGCGTCGAACCGACGCGATCCTCGGCACGAACCTCGACCAACTCATCGAGAACGCACAGTGTGACCTCTACGTCGAGCGAATCGGCTACGAAGCGAACGGCGTCGATTCGATCCTGGTGCCGGTGGCCGGCGGCCCCCACGTTCGACCGGCGACGCTCGCGGCGAAGGCGATCGCCGCCCGCAACGACGCGACGGTGCACCTCCTCTCGGTCGTCGAACCGGACGTCGACGAGGACGCCGCGCGCGACCACCTCGAGGCAGGGGTGCAGTTGCTCGAGGATGCGCCCGATTCCGCCTTCGGTCCCGATATCCGGGTCGAGACGGCGGTTCGAACCGGCGAGGACGTTCCCGCGACGATCGCGGAACTGGCACCCGATCACGACGTGCTCGTCTTCGGCGTAACGCGCCAGGGGGCGATTCAGCGGCGACTCGTTGGGTCGATCCCTCAGCGGGTCATCCCTCGAATCGACGAGACGGTCATCCTCGCGCGTTCGGGTACCGTCGTTAGCCCGTCTCGTCTCGAGAAACTCAGGGGATTGTGGAGACGAGGGTAA
- a CDS encoding winged helix-turn-helix domain-containing protein translates to MGTDRVHGTGGDPPEDPKNVEDLLPEPSVLRLEEYLAMHVAIGHRIRYEILYRLVHGGDMSLKELEEAIGIDDSTLRYHLNELVDVGLLQKRQRTEHDQDGLYTYYRATVFGEVTLIEGVDELIRGEWAFERLYDSSTEA, encoded by the coding sequence ATGGGAACCGATCGTGTGCATGGGACTGGCGGGGACCCTCCGGAAGACCCGAAGAACGTAGAAGACCTGCTTCCAGAACCCAGCGTCCTCCGCCTCGAGGAGTACCTCGCGATGCACGTCGCAATCGGCCACCGAATCCGCTACGAGATCCTGTACCGACTCGTCCACGGTGGCGACATGAGCCTGAAGGAACTCGAGGAAGCGATCGGGATCGACGACAGCACCCTCCGCTACCACCTCAACGAACTCGTGGACGTGGGACTCCTCCAGAAACGCCAACGTACGGAACATGACCAGGACGGGCTGTACACGTACTATCGGGCGACCGTGTTCGGCGAGGTCACGCTCATCGAGGGCGTCGACGAACTGATCCGCGGCGAGTGGGCGTTCGAACGGCTGTACGATAGCTCGACGGAGGCGTGA
- the arcS gene encoding archaeosine synthase subunit alpha → MTDYFEVHARDGAARLGELRLETPRTTPALVGDLLEDGGSLWAANRGVPDGDESSLTVLPHRGFPGGTAEPVRESFAVDYPDVSYPSVAVILSASPADEGTDAYAVSDVQSVVGHGAALVEAVVSVRETIPADTALVFSGVATPRNVALLAYAGVDCFDAARATIKGTQGKYLTTESEYFLEDLEELPCSCPACQTPREEFTRADCAEHNRNALDAELAIVRQRIRDGRLRDYVEGQARQEQWLTAAMRELDSQWTYLEERTPILREANLDAATEDTLRRVEIQRFADRVTSRYRNRFDAPLVLVPCSARKPYSESQSHSQFHRAIQWRGHLVSMTSPIGVVPQELETTYPAQHYDTVVTGRWSEDEKGFVARVLRRYLERNAYPRIVAHVPDEGYRDIVERVEAELDLEVTYTIDRGAHPIDDESLANLSDALSGEPAYQKREREHNTVRALADYLLGDGAGDDLFEKFRTTSRYPRLQIRDIDSEETQLATMVPQYGTLSFTLEGARRWVASDAPTKLLEIDGFVPQGSVLAPGVVDADEDIRVGDEVVVEGPKAFGIGRAEMFGREMVESTRGVACEIRHVEEK, encoded by the coding sequence ATGACCGACTACTTCGAAGTCCACGCGCGCGACGGGGCCGCGCGCCTGGGGGAACTCCGCCTCGAGACGCCGCGGACGACCCCGGCGCTCGTCGGCGACCTGCTCGAGGACGGCGGGTCGCTGTGGGCGGCCAACCGCGGCGTTCCGGACGGCGACGAGTCTTCGCTGACCGTCCTGCCCCACCGCGGCTTCCCCGGTGGGACGGCCGAGCCCGTTCGCGAATCGTTCGCCGTCGACTACCCCGACGTCTCCTATCCGAGCGTCGCCGTAATCTTGAGCGCCAGCCCTGCCGACGAGGGGACCGACGCCTACGCCGTCTCCGACGTGCAGTCGGTCGTCGGTCACGGGGCCGCGCTCGTCGAGGCCGTGGTGTCGGTCCGGGAGACCATCCCGGCCGACACCGCACTGGTCTTCTCGGGCGTCGCGACGCCCCGGAACGTCGCCCTGCTCGCTTACGCGGGCGTCGACTGCTTCGACGCCGCCAGAGCGACGATCAAGGGCACCCAGGGGAAGTACCTCACCACCGAGAGCGAGTACTTCCTCGAGGACCTCGAGGAACTGCCGTGTTCGTGCCCGGCCTGCCAGACGCCCCGCGAGGAGTTCACGCGAGCGGACTGCGCCGAACACAACCGGAACGCCTTGGACGCGGAACTCGCGATCGTCCGCCAGCGGATCCGGGACGGTCGTCTGCGCGACTACGTCGAGGGCCAGGCTCGCCAGGAACAGTGGCTCACCGCCGCGATGCGCGAACTCGACTCCCAGTGGACCTACCTCGAGGAGCGAACGCCCATCCTCCGGGAAGCGAACCTCGACGCCGCGACCGAGGACACCCTCCGGCGCGTCGAGATCCAGCGCTTCGCCGACCGCGTGACCAGCCGCTACCGCAACCGGTTCGACGCGCCGCTCGTGCTCGTGCCCTGCTCGGCCCGCAAACCCTACAGCGAGTCCCAGAGCCACAGCCAGTTCCACCGGGCGATCCAGTGGCGCGGTCATCTGGTCTCGATGACCTCGCCCATCGGCGTCGTCCCCCAGGAACTCGAGACGACCTACCCGGCCCAGCACTACGACACCGTCGTCACGGGGCGGTGGTCCGAGGACGAGAAAGGGTTCGTCGCCCGCGTCCTTCGGCGCTACCTCGAGCGAAACGCGTACCCGCGAATCGTCGCCCACGTCCCCGACGAGGGCTACCGCGACATCGTCGAGCGCGTCGAGGCCGAACTCGACCTCGAGGTGACCTATACCATCGACCGGGGTGCCCACCCGATCGACGACGAGTCCCTGGCGAATCTGAGCGACGCCCTCTCCGGCGAACCCGCGTACCAGAAGCGCGAACGTGAGCACAACACCGTCCGGGCACTCGCGGACTACCTCCTCGGCGACGGTGCCGGCGACGACCTCTTCGAGAAGTTCCGGACGACGAGTCGCTATCCGCGACTCCAGATTCGGGATATCGATTCCGAGGAGACGCAACTGGCGACGATGGTCCCCCAGTACGGCACCCTGTCGTTCACGCTGGAGGGCGCGAGACGCTGGGTCGCGAGCGACGCGCCGACGAAGCTCCTCGAGATCGACGGCTTCGTCCCGCAGGGAAGCGTCCTGGCGCCGGGGGTCGTCGACGCCGACGAGGACATCCGCGTGGGCGACGAGGTCGTCGTGGAAGGGCCGAAGGCGTTCGGTATCGGTCGCGCCGAGATGTTCGGCCGCGAGATGGTCGAGAGCACGCGCGGCGTGGCCTGTGAGATTCGCCACGTCGAGGAGAAATAA
- a CDS encoding universal stress protein — protein MNTGLVVVDDTDRHRSLLETAGELAAGADAELVLLPMTTTDEVDAEREAIGQVSDAHVAAYGTDTIENRLLHNTGQLAREALETVEGEVDFTVVPKIVDANTEATAILDAAEEHGCDHIFLVGRKRSRTGKALFGSLAQTIMLTFDGQVTVELE, from the coding sequence ATGAACACAGGACTCGTCGTCGTCGACGACACGGACCGACATCGATCGCTGCTCGAGACTGCTGGCGAACTCGCCGCCGGAGCGGACGCCGAACTCGTCTTGCTTCCCATGACCACGACGGACGAGGTCGACGCCGAGCGCGAGGCCATCGGCCAGGTCAGCGACGCTCACGTCGCTGCCTACGGCACGGACACGATCGAAAATCGTCTCCTCCACAATACCGGCCAGCTGGCACGGGAAGCACTCGAGACCGTCGAGGGCGAGGTCGACTTCACCGTCGTCCCGAAAATCGTCGACGCGAACACGGAGGCGACGGCCATTCTCGACGCCGCCGAGGAACACGGCTGTGATCACATCTTCCTCGTCGGCCGCAAGCGCTCCCGGACCGGGAAGGCCCTCTTCGGCAGTCTCGCCCAGACGATCATGCTCACCTTCGACGGGCAAGTGACCGTCGAACTCGAGTAA
- a CDS encoding M28 family metallopeptidase: MTTPTEPDDSSRLERALGWAWSDDQPWELLTALTQLENRMGGSPGERAAADLVAEAFERVGVANVGLESFPIQYWERGETTFVVTDPVEREFEALALPYAPAADLEAPLVDVGYGTPEEIDAAGKAVEGAIVVASTTTPAGQRFVHRMEKFGHAVDAGAAGFVFANHVPGQLPPTGSLRFDREAAIPGIGVSAETHDWLTEYANSPTSGADESANARANLRVEATTTDGSSQNVVGTLGPDTDDELLMLAHYDAHDVAEGALDNGCGVATILGAASILADVESDLGCRVRVAAVGCEEIGLLGAEALAERLDLESIRAVVNVDGAGRFRNPQAYSHASEEMRALATEVGERYGQPVVHETDPHPFSDHWPFLRAGVPALQLHSEPAGGGERGRGWGHTAADTRDKVDVRNIRTHAMLAALLVRTLSRRTPSRIDATDLREAFREQHYEPGMRASDTWPRAWD; encoded by the coding sequence ATGACCACACCGACGGAACCGGACGACTCGAGTCGGCTCGAGCGAGCGCTCGGATGGGCCTGGTCCGACGACCAACCATGGGAGCTGTTGACCGCGCTCACCCAGCTCGAGAACCGCATGGGTGGATCCCCTGGAGAACGGGCAGCGGCCGACCTCGTCGCCGAGGCGTTCGAACGCGTCGGCGTGGCGAACGTCGGTCTCGAGTCGTTTCCGATCCAGTACTGGGAACGCGGGGAGACGACCTTCGTCGTCACTGATCCCGTCGAGCGCGAGTTCGAGGCACTCGCGCTGCCGTACGCCCCGGCGGCGGACCTCGAGGCGCCGCTGGTCGACGTCGGCTACGGAACCCCGGAGGAAATCGACGCCGCGGGCAAGGCCGTCGAGGGAGCTATCGTCGTCGCGAGCACGACCACCCCGGCCGGCCAGCGGTTCGTCCACCGCATGGAGAAGTTCGGCCACGCGGTCGACGCCGGCGCGGCCGGGTTCGTCTTCGCCAACCACGTTCCCGGACAACTGCCACCGACCGGGTCGTTACGGTTCGACCGTGAGGCAGCCATCCCCGGAATCGGCGTCAGCGCGGAGACTCACGACTGGTTGACGGAGTACGCCAATTCGCCGACGAGTGGTGCGGACGAATCCGCGAACGCCCGGGCCAACCTCCGCGTCGAGGCGACGACCACGGACGGCTCGAGCCAGAACGTCGTCGGCACCCTCGGCCCCGATACCGACGATGAACTCCTAATGCTCGCTCACTACGACGCCCACGACGTCGCCGAAGGGGCCCTCGACAACGGTTGTGGCGTCGCGACGATCCTCGGGGCAGCTTCGATCCTCGCCGACGTCGAATCGGATCTCGGGTGTCGGGTCCGCGTCGCGGCCGTCGGCTGCGAGGAAATTGGACTACTGGGCGCCGAAGCCCTGGCCGAGCGCCTCGACCTCGAGTCAATCCGCGCCGTCGTCAACGTCGACGGGGCGGGTCGGTTCCGGAACCCGCAGGCGTACTCCCACGCTTCAGAAGAGATGCGTGCGCTGGCGACCGAAGTCGGGGAACGCTACGGTCAGCCCGTCGTCCACGAGACGGATCCGCACCCGTTCAGCGATCACTGGCCCTTCCTCCGGGCCGGCGTGCCCGCCCTCCAGTTACACAGCGAACCGGCGGGCGGCGGCGAGCGAGGGCGTGGCTGGGGACACACGGCCGCCGACACCCGCGATAAAGTCGATGTGCGGAATATTCGAACGCACGCCATGCTCGCAGCCCTCCTGGTTCGCACACTCTCGAGGCGAACCCCGTCACGAATCGACGCCACGGATCTTCGGGAGGCGTTTCGAGAACAGCACTACGAACCGGGAATGCGCGCGTCGGATACCTGGCCTCGCGCCTGGGATTGA
- the deoC gene encoding deoxyribose-phosphate aldolase gives MDRSELAPLIDHTVLGPETTPTDVERVLDEASEHGMNACIPPYAVGDAADSHPEVTLATVIGFPHGQHDHEVKHLEGELAWKAGADELDVVINVGLLQAGETDAVEAELEELVAAVPIPVKVIIETALLTDEEKRAACEAAKAADATMVKTSTGFADGGATVEDVELMSEYLPVKASGGVGSYEEALDMIDAGAERIGASSGVAILEGAPDA, from the coding sequence ATGGACCGCAGCGAACTCGCACCCCTGATCGACCACACCGTCCTCGGCCCCGAGACGACGCCGACAGACGTCGAACGCGTGCTTGACGAGGCTTCAGAACACGGGATGAACGCCTGTATTCCGCCGTACGCGGTCGGAGACGCGGCAGACTCACATCCCGAGGTAACGCTCGCGACCGTCATCGGCTTCCCGCACGGCCAGCACGACCACGAGGTAAAACACCTCGAGGGCGAACTCGCCTGGAAGGCCGGCGCCGACGAACTCGACGTGGTGATCAACGTCGGCCTCCTGCAAGCCGGTGAGACGGACGCGGTAGAGGCCGAACTCGAGGAACTGGTCGCAGCCGTTCCCATCCCCGTGAAGGTGATCATCGAGACGGCGCTGCTGACCGACGAGGAGAAACGTGCGGCCTGCGAGGCGGCGAAGGCGGCCGACGCGACGATGGTCAAGACGTCGACCGGGTTCGCGGACGGTGGCGCCACCGTCGAGGACGTGGAGTTGATGAGCGAGTACCTCCCCGTCAAGGCGAGCGGCGGCGTCGGAAGTTACGAGGAAGCCCTGGACATGATCGACGCCGGCGCCGAGCGAATCGGCGCCTCGAGTGGGGTGGCGATTCTCGAGGGTGCCCCGGACGCCTGA
- a CDS encoding DUF5797 family protein, translating to MTLSEEARERLADVVELQPTKNSELQDRWNLESGSEVHQFLENELGEYYFRDDNSLIRATPEAADLVDVEPGVVSEEGEGPPSRIRVPELQAQIVEVLAEPGERSQSVVAVLHALRDAFDVDPDVEDVRSGLQSLRRKDVVEVEYRTVPTFRLAVERDDLEVAVSR from the coding sequence ATGACGCTCTCCGAGGAGGCTCGCGAACGACTGGCGGACGTGGTGGAGTTACAGCCGACGAAAAACAGCGAGTTGCAGGATCGGTGGAACCTCGAGAGCGGGAGCGAGGTCCACCAGTTCCTCGAGAACGAACTGGGTGAGTACTACTTCCGGGACGACAACAGCCTGATCCGGGCGACCCCCGAGGCGGCGGACCTGGTCGACGTCGAACCCGGCGTCGTTAGCGAGGAAGGCGAGGGACCCCCCTCGCGGATCCGCGTCCCCGAACTCCAGGCGCAAATCGTCGAGGTGCTCGCCGAGCCCGGGGAGCGTTCCCAGAGCGTCGTCGCCGTCCTCCACGCCCTCCGGGACGCGTTCGACGTCGACCCCGACGTCGAGGACGTCCGATCCGGCCTTCAGAGCCTCCGGCGCAAGGATGTCGTCGAGGTCGAGTACCGGACGGTTCCAACGTTCCGACTCGCCGTCGAGCGCGACGACCTCGAGGTCGCCGTCTCGCGGTGA
- a CDS encoding arginase family protein yields MYPGATADRTEANFVVVGAPLDASTTFAPGTRFGPRRIRHFSETFDDYDHRTDRRFTDCAVHDAGDIRAWDAVDEYLEFLEGTLRDVHWDDAVPLLLGGEHTVSAAGAGAVDADVFVCLDAHLDLRSEYDGNPLSHACVTRRILDPDDYDDAPDIDVEEAIIIGARTGSEEEWERASEDDVTVVSPDEAADFVPELEDRLEGREAYLSVDIDGADPAYAPGTGTMEPFGLDPRTMRDVVRTVAPHATGFDAVEVNDRDDGQAASLAGKLLREFVFSRVDALES; encoded by the coding sequence ATGTACCCGGGGGCGACCGCCGATCGAACGGAGGCGAACTTCGTGGTCGTCGGTGCGCCCCTCGACGCATCGACGACCTTCGCGCCGGGGACTCGCTTCGGTCCCCGACGCATCCGCCATTTTTCGGAGACGTTCGACGATTACGACCACCGGACGGACCGGCGATTCACCGACTGCGCCGTCCACGACGCGGGCGATATTCGAGCGTGGGACGCGGTGGACGAGTACCTCGAGTTCCTCGAGGGCACCCTGCGCGACGTCCACTGGGACGACGCCGTCCCCCTATTGCTCGGCGGCGAGCACACCGTCTCGGCGGCAGGTGCGGGCGCGGTCGACGCGGACGTGTTCGTCTGTCTGGACGCCCACCTCGACTTGCGGAGCGAGTACGACGGCAATCCGCTCAGTCACGCCTGTGTGACCCGCCGCATTCTCGATCCTGACGACTACGATGACGCGCCCGACATCGACGTCGAGGAGGCGATCATCATCGGCGCGCGGACGGGCAGCGAGGAGGAGTGGGAGCGGGCGAGCGAGGACGACGTGACCGTCGTTTCGCCCGACGAGGCGGCCGACTTCGTCCCCGAACTCGAGGACCGCCTCGAGGGTCGGGAAGCGTATCTCAGCGTCGACATCGACGGCGCCGACCCGGCCTACGCGCCGGGCACGGGGACGATGGAACCGTTCGGCCTCGATCCCCGGACGATGCGCGACGTCGTGCGGACTGTCGCGCCACACGCCACCGGGTTCGACGCGGTGGAGGTCAACGACCGCGACGACGGGCAGGCCGCCTCGCTGGCCGGGAAGCTGTTGCGAGAGTTCGTCTTCTCGCGCGTTGATGCACTCGAGTCGTAG
- a CDS encoding translation initiation factor IF-5A has product MAKQQKEVRDLGEGGYVLIDDAACKIDSYSTAKPGKHGSAKARIEARGVFDGKRRSLSQPVDAKIWVPIINRKQGQIVSVDGDDMQVMDLESYETITMRIPEDVDASPDDNIEYLEMEGQRKIV; this is encoded by the coding sequence ATGGCGAAGCAACAGAAAGAAGTTCGCGACCTCGGAGAAGGCGGCTACGTCCTGATCGACGACGCAGCGTGTAAAATCGACTCCTACTCGACGGCTAAGCCCGGCAAACACGGCAGCGCCAAGGCCCGAATCGAGGCCCGGGGCGTCTTCGACGGCAAGCGACGCTCGCTATCCCAGCCCGTCGACGCGAAGATCTGGGTCCCGATCATCAACCGCAAACAGGGTCAGATCGTCTCCGTCGACGGCGACGACATGCAGGTTATGGACCTCGAGTCCTACGAGACCATCACCATGCGCATCCCCGAGGACGTCGACGCGTCCCCCGACGACAACATCGAGTACCTCGAGATGGAAGGCCAGCGCAAGATCGTCTGA
- a CDS encoding aminotransferase class I/II-fold pyridoxal phosphate-dependent enzyme translates to MHIEPFGLERWFAEYEHEADVMLAESGIRSLPASRFDTDPGDLGYVIPTDGDPDLRAEVADRYDREADEVLFTVGTQEANFLAFLSLLGADASARSSRSTGDGHAVVVTPTYQALHAVPEAVGEVTRVSLEPPTWELDVDAVADAIRPDTRVIVLNNPNNPTGRYHPLERVEALYDLAADNDAYLLCDEVYRLLADDPLPPVASLGPHGLSTTSLTKAYGLAGTRFGWLVGDREVIEAAWTWKDYTTISPSIFGQHVAKQALGEQEDDILEENRTLAATHRDRVREFVDAHDLEWYDPVGVNGFVTIPDGFENGTEFCRTVVEEESVVLAPGDLFGFEDYFRIGFGLPTGELEEGLERVGRVIE, encoded by the coding sequence ATGCACATCGAACCCTTCGGCCTCGAGCGCTGGTTCGCCGAGTACGAACACGAGGCGGACGTCATGCTCGCCGAGAGCGGGATTCGAAGCCTGCCGGCGAGTCGCTTCGACACCGACCCCGGCGACCTGGGGTACGTGATTCCCACCGACGGCGACCCCGACCTCCGGGCCGAAGTCGCGGACCGCTACGACCGAGAGGCCGACGAGGTGCTCTTCACCGTCGGCACCCAGGAGGCGAACTTCCTGGCGTTTCTGTCGCTGCTCGGCGCCGACGCGTCGGCGAGGTCGTCGCGATCAACTGGCGACGGCCACGCCGTCGTCGTCACGCCCACCTACCAGGCGCTCCACGCCGTCCCCGAGGCCGTCGGCGAGGTCACGCGCGTCTCGCTCGAGCCGCCGACGTGGGAACTCGACGTCGACGCGGTCGCCGACGCGATCCGCCCCGACACCCGGGTGATCGTCCTCAACAACCCGAACAATCCCACGGGGCGGTACCATCCGCTCGAACGAGTCGAGGCGCTCTACGACCTGGCGGCGGACAACGACGCTTACCTGCTCTGTGACGAGGTCTACCGCCTGCTCGCCGACGACCCGCTGCCGCCGGTCGCCAGCCTCGGACCGCACGGACTCTCGACGACGAGTCTCACGAAAGCCTACGGCCTCGCCGGGACCCGCTTCGGCTGGCTCGTCGGCGACCGCGAGGTGATCGAGGCCGCCTGGACCTGGAAGGACTACACGACGATCTCGCCATCCATCTTCGGCCAGCACGTCGCGAAACAGGCCCTCGGCGAGCAAGAGGACGACATCCTCGAGGAGAACCGCACCCTCGCGGCGACCCACCGCGACCGCGTTCGCGAGTTCGTCGACGCCCACGACCTCGAGTGGTACGACCCCGTCGGCGTCAACGGATTCGTGACGATTCCCGACGGCTTCGAGAACGGGACCGAGTTCTGCCGAACGGTCGTCGAGGAGGAGAGCGTGGTGCTCGCACCGGGCGACCTCTTCGGCTTCGAGGACTACTTCCGTATCGGGTTCGGCCTTCCGACCGGGGAACTCGAGGAAGGACTCGAGCGCGTGGGTCGCGTGATCGAGTAA